In Lysobacter firmicutimachus, one genomic interval encodes:
- the ppsR gene encoding posphoenolpyruvate synthetase regulatory kinase/phosphorylase PpsR yields the protein MAGTRPVFYVSDGTGITAETIGHSLLTQFTETRFVTDRIPFVDSVDRAREVAAKIREAAVEYGVRPVVINSCMDGEVGAALAESGALMLDVFAPFIEPLERELHETRQRRIGQAHGLVDFETYHRRINAMNFALTHDDGASIDYAEADLILVAVSRAGKTPTCVYLALHYGVRAANYPLTEEDLEHDRLPPRLRPYRNKLFGLTIDPVRLQQIRQERRPNSRYAQLETCKREVAAAEMMFRAERIPTLSTTHTSIEEISSKVMTTLGIHREMF from the coding sequence ATGGCCGGGACCCGACCGGTTTTCTACGTTTCCGACGGCACCGGCATCACCGCCGAGACCATCGGCCACAGCCTGCTGACCCAGTTCACCGAGACCCGGTTCGTGACCGACCGGATCCCGTTCGTGGACAGCGTGGATCGGGCCCGGGAAGTGGCGGCCAAGATCCGCGAGGCCGCGGTGGAGTACGGGGTGCGGCCGGTGGTGATCAATTCCTGCATGGACGGCGAGGTCGGCGCGGCCCTGGCCGAGAGCGGGGCGCTGATGCTGGACGTGTTCGCGCCGTTCATCGAGCCGCTGGAGCGGGAGCTGCACGAGACCCGCCAGCGCCGGATCGGCCAGGCCCACGGCCTGGTCGACTTCGAGACCTACCACCGCCGCATCAACGCGATGAATTTCGCCCTGACCCACGACGACGGCGCCAGCATCGACTATGCCGAGGCCGACCTGATCCTGGTCGCGGTGTCGCGGGCCGGCAAGACCCCGACCTGCGTCTACCTGGCCCTGCATTACGGCGTGCGCGCGGCCAACTATCCGCTGACCGAGGAAGACCTGGAGCACGACCGCCTGCCGCCGCGGCTGCGCCCCTACCGCAACAAGCTGTTCGGCCTGACCATCGACCCCGTTCGGCTGCAACAGATCCGCCAGGAGCGGCGGCCGAATTCGCGCTATGCGCAACTGGAAACCTGCAAGCGCGAGGTCGCCGCGGCCGAGATGATGTTCCGCGCCGAACGCATTCCGACCTTGAGCACCACCCACACCTCGATCGAGGAGATCTCGAGCAAGGTCATGACCACGCTCGGCATCCATCGCGAGATGTTCTGA
- a CDS encoding DUF1249 domain-containing protein gives MTSSASRLARIPRLSRFGWLMGLYAENHARLQRLFAPAELARGTYLSSVGDGLDLRLDVLEQHRYTTELRLTYALQDPLTGEPDPSAFLRLYHDAHQVEATHCYVGRRWQDVIGMYPPPAEVIGHRMRMNTFLGKWLEYLAERGHGMTRLRPVELDPASPDPIGTGLAGEGKNSAMTA, from the coding sequence ATGACCTCGTCCGCTTCCCGTCTCGCGCGCATCCCTCGGCTCAGCCGCTTCGGCTGGCTGATGGGCTTGTACGCGGAGAACCATGCGCGCCTGCAGCGCCTGTTCGCACCGGCCGAACTGGCCCGCGGCACGTATCTGTCTTCGGTCGGCGACGGCCTGGATCTGCGCCTGGACGTGCTGGAGCAGCACCGCTACACCACCGAGCTGCGGCTGACGTACGCGCTGCAGGATCCGTTGACCGGCGAACCCGATCCTTCCGCGTTTTTGCGGCTCTATCACGACGCGCACCAGGTCGAGGCCACCCATTGCTACGTCGGCCGGCGCTGGCAGGACGTGATCGGCATGTACCCGCCGCCGGCGGAAGTGATCGGCCACCGCATGCGCATGAATACTTTCCTCGGCAAGTGGCTCGAGTATCTAGCCGAACGCGGTCATGGCATGACAAGATTGCGCCCCGTCGAACTCGACCCGGCGTCGCCCGATCCGATCGGAACAGGCCTCGCGGGAGAGGGCAAAAATTCAGCGATGACCGCTTGA
- a CDS encoding serine/threonine-protein kinase, producing MNLEAELAEAAAHVCQKRGLKLVRELGSGAFKRAYLVQSAETEFALKLAPIIGPVDRLIRETDALLGCAHPNIASLFEAFPDHYNGKPLWVAIEQFIPGGTLEDRLSKGRLSREQTLNLARPLAGVLQHLFERRLVHRDIKPANILFAADGQTPVLTDFGIVRVLDLPSLTREFLAFGPGTPAYAAPEQLNNEKNLIDWRTDQFELAIVLSECVLGRHPFMLPDQNIHSAIIEVASKREVPQESRDQLEELGMSMLIRALSPWPVGRYRQPHDFIAALAD from the coding sequence ATGAATCTGGAAGCCGAGCTGGCGGAAGCCGCCGCCCATGTATGTCAGAAACGCGGGCTCAAACTGGTTCGCGAGCTGGGTAGCGGCGCCTTTAAGCGCGCATACCTAGTTCAATCGGCCGAAACGGAGTTTGCGCTCAAACTAGCGCCAATCATTGGGCCGGTCGATCGACTGATTCGCGAAACCGACGCCTTACTCGGATGCGCGCACCCGAACATTGCCTCTCTTTTCGAGGCATTTCCGGACCATTACAACGGCAAGCCGCTCTGGGTTGCCATCGAGCAATTCATTCCGGGTGGCACCCTTGAAGATCGCCTCAGCAAGGGGCGCCTCTCTCGCGAGCAGACGCTGAACCTGGCCCGTCCGCTGGCGGGCGTTCTGCAGCATCTCTTTGAAAGGCGGCTAGTCCACCGCGACATCAAGCCGGCGAACATCCTATTCGCGGCTGATGGTCAAACGCCTGTACTCACGGATTTCGGCATCGTTCGAGTCCTGGATCTCCCTTCATTGACTCGGGAGTTCCTTGCCTTTGGGCCGGGAACACCGGCATACGCTGCGCCAGAACAACTCAACAACGAGAAGAACCTTATCGACTGGCGTACCGATCAGTTTGAATTGGCGATCGTGCTCTCTGAGTGTGTTTTGGGAAGGCACCCCTTCATGCTTCCCGACCAGAACATACATTCGGCAATCATCGAAGTCGCGTCGAAACGGGAGGTGCCTCAAGAGTCTCGAGACCAACTCGAAGAGCTCGGAATGTCGATGCTCATTCGCGCACTATCGCCTTGGCCGGTTGGGAGGTATCGCCAGCCACACGATTTCATTGCGGCATTAGCAGACTAA
- a CDS encoding aquaporin: protein MNPFARKLLAEFLGTAALLATVVGSGIMGVRLAAGNDAVALLANAAATAAALYALIAVLGPISGAHFNPMVTAAMRLQRRIGTREALAYVAVQLVAAIAGVLLAHAMFELPLWQPGTQARSGAAQWLSEAVASAGLVLTILLGLRHRPTAVPALVAAYVFAGYWFTASTCFANPAVTLARALTQSFAGIRPQDVAGFVAAQCVGLGAGLVLARALLPAQSAAETPAPAEARLDDEAAPRSQ, encoded by the coding sequence GTGAATCCGTTCGCGCGCAAACTGCTGGCCGAATTCCTCGGCACCGCCGCCCTGCTCGCGACCGTGGTCGGCTCGGGGATCATGGGCGTGCGCCTGGCGGCCGGGAACGACGCCGTCGCCCTGCTCGCCAACGCCGCCGCGACCGCGGCCGCGCTGTACGCGCTGATCGCCGTGCTCGGCCCGATCTCCGGCGCGCACTTCAACCCGATGGTGACCGCGGCCATGCGCCTGCAACGGCGCATCGGCACGCGCGAAGCGCTGGCCTACGTCGCCGTGCAACTCGTCGCCGCGATCGCCGGCGTACTGCTGGCGCACGCGATGTTCGAGCTGCCGCTGTGGCAGCCCGGCACCCAGGCGCGCAGCGGCGCCGCGCAATGGCTCAGCGAAGCGGTCGCCAGCGCCGGCCTGGTGCTGACCATCCTGCTCGGCCTGCGCCATCGTCCCACCGCGGTGCCGGCGCTGGTCGCGGCCTACGTCTTCGCCGGCTACTGGTTCACCGCCAGCACCTGCTTCGCCAATCCCGCGGTGACCCTGGCGCGCGCACTGACCCAAAGCTTTGCCGGCATCCGCCCGCAGGACGTGGCCGGCTTCGTCGCCGCGCAGTGCGTCGGCCTGGGCGCGGGGTTGGTATTGGCGCGTGCGCTGTTGCCGGCGCAGTCCGCCGCAGAAACTCCGGCGCCGGCCGAAGCGCGCCTCGACGACGAAGCCGCGCCCCGATCGCAGTAA
- a CDS encoding arsenate reductase ArsC encodes MKRVLFVCIENSNRSQMAEAFARIHGGGAVEAFSAGSAPSGRINPKAVRFMAELGYDLSAHASKSLDDVDGEFDAVVTMGCGDDCPWIPAKRREDWGLPDPKHLDDDGYRAVRDEISARVQALLASL; translated from the coding sequence GTGAAGCGCGTGTTGTTCGTCTGCATCGAAAACTCCAACCGCAGCCAGATGGCCGAGGCCTTCGCCCGCATCCACGGCGGCGGCGCGGTCGAAGCCTTCAGCGCCGGTTCGGCACCGTCGGGCCGGATCAACCCCAAGGCGGTGCGGTTCATGGCCGAACTCGGCTACGACCTGAGCGCGCACGCGTCCAAATCGCTGGACGATGTCGATGGCGAATTCGACGCGGTCGTCACCATGGGCTGCGGCGACGACTGCCCGTGGATTCCGGCCAAGCGGCGCGAGGACTGGGGACTGCCCGATCCCAAGCACCTCGACGACGACGGCTACCGCGCCGTGCGCGACGAGATCTCCGCGCGCGTGCAAGCCTTGCTGGCCAGCCTGTGA
- the arsN2 gene encoding arsenic resistance N-acetyltransferase ArsN2, whose product MRLRPCTPDERAQVRALLIESKLPVADLDTAAIDFIVAVDAQRVIGAIGLEAYAQDGLLRSLAVREDYRGSGVGDALVQALEAQARERGLRQLLLLTETAQPFFARRGYALVERRLAPPALRDSAEFRSLCPASAACMQKHLGDRP is encoded by the coding sequence ATGCGATTGCGCCCCTGCACCCCGGACGAGCGCGCGCAAGTGCGCGCGCTGCTGATCGAATCGAAACTGCCGGTCGCCGACCTGGACACCGCGGCCATCGACTTCATCGTCGCGGTCGACGCCCAGCGTGTGATCGGCGCCATCGGCCTGGAAGCCTACGCGCAGGACGGCCTGCTGCGCTCGCTGGCGGTACGCGAGGACTACCGTGGCAGCGGCGTCGGCGACGCCCTGGTCCAGGCGCTGGAAGCGCAGGCGCGCGAACGCGGCCTGCGCCAATTGCTGCTGTTGACCGAAACCGCGCAGCCGTTCTTCGCCCGCCGCGGTTACGCGCTGGTCGAACGCCGGCTCGCCCCGCCGGCGCTGCGCGACAGCGCCGAATTCCGCTCGCTGTGCCCGGCCTCGGCGGCGTGCATGCAAAAACACCTGGGAGATCGCCCGTGA
- a CDS encoding ArsI/CadI family heavy metal resistance metalloenzyme has protein sequence MNRFHVHLNVADLPASLRFYTELFAAEPSVLKPDYAKWMLEDPRINFAISATGRTPGIDHLGLQVDSAEELAALGPRLDAAGGSVVPEGAAVCCYARSDKLWTEDPQGTRWESFHTFGDATSYHGAGAACASDGAGCTPDPAAMKPAPAQAAGASCCAPRSGCC, from the coding sequence ATGAACCGCTTCCATGTGCACCTGAACGTCGCCGACCTGCCCGCCAGCCTGCGCTTCTACACCGAGTTGTTCGCCGCCGAGCCGAGCGTGCTCAAGCCCGACTACGCCAAGTGGATGCTCGAAGACCCGCGGATCAACTTCGCCATTTCCGCCACCGGCCGCACGCCCGGCATCGATCACCTCGGCCTGCAGGTCGACAGCGCCGAGGAGCTGGCCGCGCTCGGCCCGCGCCTGGACGCCGCCGGCGGCAGCGTGGTGCCGGAAGGCGCCGCGGTGTGTTGCTACGCGCGCTCCGACAAGCTGTGGACCGAAGATCCGCAGGGCACGCGCTGGGAGAGCTTCCACACCTTCGGCGACGCCACCAGCTACCACGGCGCCGGCGCGGCCTGCGCCAGCGACGGCGCCGGCTGCACTCCGGACCCGGCGGCGATGAAGCCGGCGCCGGCCCAGGCCGCCGGCGCGAGCTGCTGCGCGCCGCGCTCGGGCTGCTGCTGA
- a CDS encoding ArsR/SmtB family transcription factor — MDTQAALSALGALSHESRLAAFRHLVQAGPEGLSVGELRERLGLPPATLSAHLNVLRAAALVEDQREGRVIRVRAHYAQMNALLAYLTENCCAGSAACGPAQPCPPRPTGATS, encoded by the coding sequence ATGGACACCCAAGCCGCCTTGAGCGCCCTCGGCGCACTCAGCCACGAATCCCGCCTCGCCGCCTTCCGGCACCTGGTCCAGGCCGGTCCGGAGGGCCTGTCGGTCGGCGAACTGCGCGAACGCCTCGGCCTGCCGCCGGCCACTCTCAGCGCCCACCTCAACGTGCTGCGCGCCGCCGCCCTGGTCGAGGACCAGCGCGAGGGCCGGGTGATCCGGGTGCGCGCCCACTACGCGCAGATGAACGCCCTGCTCGCCTACCTCACCGAAAACTGCTGCGCCGGGTCCGCCGCCTGCGGCCCGGCCCAGCCCTGCCCGCCGCGCCCCACCGGAGCCACGTCATGA
- a CDS encoding STM4011 family radical SAM protein, with translation MNLDDHARLVADGRFPAPADAAVPGHLSVLYRGRLSSCNYDCGYCPFAKAYDSRGALRRDAEDLRRFVDWAAQQRRPLSILFTPWGEGLVRRHYRDALTTLSHLPQLRRVAIQTNLCVGMRWLDAVDTARLALWCTYHPSQVARSAFLARCRELDRRGVRHSVGMVARREDLDEIEALRAQLPARTPMWLNAFDPRPPDYYDAAQVERLQRIDPHFRYNLEPAPSLGAPCLTGERVISVDGDGNVRRCHFVAEPLGNLYDGSYAAQLRPRACPNARCDCYIGYAHRPDLPFLRDYAGGVLERVPAAPADA, from the coding sequence ATGAACCTCGACGACCACGCCCGCCTCGTCGCCGACGGCCGCTTTCCGGCGCCGGCGGACGCGGCCGTGCCGGGCCACCTGTCGGTGCTGTACCGCGGGCGCCTGAGCAGCTGCAATTACGACTGCGGCTACTGCCCCTTCGCCAAGGCCTACGACAGCCGCGGCGCGCTGCGTCGCGATGCCGAAGACCTGCGGCGTTTCGTCGACTGGGCCGCGCAGCAGCGACGGCCGCTGTCGATCCTGTTCACGCCCTGGGGCGAGGGCCTGGTCCGTCGCCATTACCGCGACGCGCTGACGACGCTGAGCCATTTGCCGCAACTGCGCCGGGTCGCGATCCAGACCAACCTGTGCGTGGGCATGCGCTGGCTGGACGCGGTCGACACCGCGCGGCTGGCGCTGTGGTGCACCTACCACCCCAGCCAGGTCGCGCGCAGCGCGTTTCTCGCCCGCTGCCGAGAACTCGACCGCCGCGGCGTGCGCCACAGCGTCGGCATGGTCGCGCGGCGCGAAGACCTGGACGAAATCGAAGCGCTGCGCGCGCAATTGCCGGCGCGCACGCCGATGTGGCTCAACGCCTTCGACCCGCGCCCGCCGGATTACTACGACGCCGCCCAGGTCGAACGCTTGCAGCGCATCGATCCGCACTTCCGCTACAACCTCGAGCCCGCGCCCAGCCTCGGCGCGCCCTGCCTGACCGGCGAGCGCGTGATCTCGGTCGACGGCGACGGCAACGTGCGCCGCTGCCATTTCGTCGCCGAGCCGCTGGGCAATCTCTACGACGGCAGCTACGCCGCGCAGTTGCGTCCGCGCGCCTGTCCGAACGCGCGGTGCGACTGCTACATCGGCTACGCCCACCGCCCGGACTTGCCGTTTCTGCGCGATTACGCCGGCGGCGTGCTCGAACGCGTGCCGGCGGCGCCGGCCGACGCCTGA
- a CDS encoding STM4012 family radical SAM protein, with amino-acid sequence MTAPTLADLLQLPPYQAYSYSYPHKTAYRPLQPALPLRELWAGERREALFLYLHVPFCSYRCGFCNLFALARPAPAQVEAYLQQMERQLRATAAALGEHRFVRFALGGGTPSYLDAGQLGRVFEMVTRHANIDLRAIPAGIEVSPETVDAEKLRLCRDAGIDRVSMGIQSFSEAEVRALVRPQQREVVERAIACIREQGLPTLNLDLIYGIAGQSEASFVASIDSALAHVPEEIYLYPLYVRPLTGLGRIEGKRGKPGFAVQAEPLDPRLALYEAGRARLLAAGYTQVSMRMFRAPHAPDTAAPVYCCQSDGMVGIGCGARSYTGALHYSSEYGVARRSVAEILDHYLARDEASFGYADYGIALDEDERRRRHAIQSLLVRPGLDRADYRDRFGADCLQQLPQLAELFELGLAEQHGELIALTDTGMARADTIGPWLVSAAVAERMRDYRLD; translated from the coding sequence ATGACCGCCCCGACCCTCGCCGACCTGTTGCAGCTGCCGCCGTACCAGGCGTACTCCTACTCGTACCCGCACAAAACCGCCTACCGGCCGCTGCAACCGGCGCTGCCGCTGCGCGAACTGTGGGCCGGCGAGCGCCGCGAGGCGCTGTTCCTGTACCTGCATGTGCCGTTCTGCTCCTACCGCTGCGGCTTCTGCAACCTGTTCGCGCTGGCGCGGCCGGCGCCGGCCCAGGTCGAGGCCTATCTGCAGCAGATGGAACGCCAATTGCGCGCCACCGCGGCGGCCCTGGGCGAGCATCGCTTCGTGCGCTTCGCCCTCGGCGGCGGGACCCCCAGCTATCTCGACGCCGGCCAGCTCGGCCGGGTGTTCGAGATGGTGACGCGTCACGCCAACATCGACCTGCGCGCGATCCCGGCCGGGATCGAGGTCTCGCCGGAAACCGTCGACGCGGAGAAACTGCGCCTGTGCCGCGACGCCGGCATCGACCGGGTCAGCATGGGCATCCAGAGCTTCAGCGAGGCCGAAGTGCGCGCGCTGGTGCGGCCGCAACAGCGCGAGGTGGTCGAACGCGCGATCGCCTGCATCCGCGAGCAAGGCCTGCCGACGCTCAACCTGGACCTGATCTACGGCATCGCCGGCCAGAGCGAGGCCAGCTTCGTCGCCTCGATCGACAGCGCGCTGGCGCATGTGCCGGAGGAGATCTACCTCTACCCGCTGTACGTGCGGCCGCTGACCGGGCTGGGCCGGATCGAAGGCAAGCGCGGCAAGCCGGGGTTCGCCGTGCAGGCCGAACCGCTGGACCCGCGCCTGGCCCTGTACGAAGCCGGCCGCGCGCGCCTGCTCGCCGCCGGCTACACCCAGGTGTCGATGCGCATGTTCCGCGCCCCGCATGCGCCGGACACCGCCGCGCCGGTGTACTGCTGCCAGAGCGACGGCATGGTCGGGATCGGCTGCGGTGCGCGCTCCTACACCGGCGCCTTGCATTACTCCAGCGAGTACGGGGTCGCCCGGCGCAGCGTGGCCGAGATCCTCGACCACTATCTCGCCCGCGACGAAGCCTCGTTCGGCTACGCCGACTACGGCATCGCCCTGGACGAGGACGAACGCCGGCGCCGGCACGCGATCCAGTCGCTGCTGGTGCGGCCGGGCCTTGACCGCGCCGACTATCGCGACCGCTTCGGTGCCGATTGCCTGCAGCAACTGCCGCAGTTGGCCGAACTGTTCGAACTCGGCCTGGCCGAGCAACACGGCGAGCTGATCGCGCTGACCGACACCGGCATGGCCCGCGCCGACACCATCGGCCCCTGGCTGGTGTCGGCCGCGGTCGCCGAACGCATGCGCGACTACCGGCTGGATTGA
- a CDS encoding STM4013/SEN3800 family hydrolase: MTESSDASASDPAGFDRDAPDMRAIVGRRDLLLITLDTLRYDAAQQCYERGELPVLGPLLPPGGWERRHTPGSFTYAAHAAFFAGFLPTPARPGPHPRLFALEFEGSETTDARTCVLRGRADIVSGLRDLGYHAVCLGGVGFFNQRNPLGSQFPGLFDESHWNPGFGVTAPDSTERQVALACERLRSAELRARRCFTFINVSALHQPNRHYLPGAQRDGYDSHCAALRYVDSALAPLFAVLRERGGAFAIVCSDHGTAYGEDGYHGHRLAHDTVMTVPYAHFLLDP; this comes from the coding sequence ATGACCGAATCCAGCGACGCTTCCGCCTCCGACCCGGCCGGCTTCGACCGGGACGCACCCGACATGCGCGCCATCGTCGGCCGTCGCGATCTGTTGCTGATCACCCTCGACACCCTGCGCTACGACGCCGCCCAGCAGTGCTACGAACGCGGCGAACTGCCGGTGCTCGGGCCGCTGCTGCCGCCCGGCGGCTGGGAGCGCCGGCACACGCCCGGCAGCTTCACCTATGCCGCGCACGCGGCGTTCTTCGCCGGCTTTCTGCCCACACCGGCGCGGCCGGGTCCGCATCCGCGCCTGTTCGCGCTGGAGTTCGAAGGCAGCGAAACCACCGACGCGCGCACCTGCGTGCTGCGCGGCCGCGCCGACATCGTCTCCGGCCTGCGCGACCTGGGCTACCACGCCGTCTGCCTGGGCGGGGTCGGTTTCTTCAACCAGCGCAATCCGCTCGGCTCGCAGTTTCCCGGTCTGTTCGACGAAAGCCACTGGAACCCGGGCTTCGGCGTGACCGCGCCGGACTCCACCGAACGCCAGGTCGCGCTGGCCTGCGAACGCCTGCGCAGCGCGGAACTACGCGCGCGGCGTTGCTTCACCTTCATCAACGTCTCCGCCCTGCACCAGCCCAACCGCCACTACCTGCCCGGCGCGCAGCGCGACGGCTACGACAGCCACTGCGCCGCGCTGCGCTACGTCGACTCGGCGCTGGCGCCGCTGTTCGCCGTCCTGCGCGAACGCGGCGGCGCCTTCGCCATCGTCTGCTCCGACCACGGCACCGCTTACGGCGAAGACGGCTACCACGGCCACCGCCTCGCCCACGACACGGTGATGACCGTGCCCTACGCGCACTTCCTGCTCGATCCATGA
- a CDS encoding STM4014 family protein, protein MFGPRDSRRVRGLLQALQAQGLDAALVDYADLLLRPELACEALAAHPQALVKLESPGEDPALHAALIERGWRRLGGHGDAPAPLRYGELAHQQHWYAGFADLLAGLPDASRYLNPPADIAAMSDKLACQQRLIAAGVDAPPLLGAIEGYQDLRRRLRDTGCDRVFVKARYGSSGAGVLAYRRHRDGREVAYGSIEAVDEDGGLRLYNSLRPRRYADGLLIARLIDALAAQGAYAERWIAKPRAPDDAGAHYDLRVLALDGRARQRVARVSRSPLTNLHLGNRRGAVEDWLDAAQTQALQTAVERAAAAFPRSRSIGFDLILRERRSWVLEANAFGDLLPQLRWQGRDAYQDQAALTPAAHAPRAAA, encoded by the coding sequence CTGTTCGGTCCGCGCGACAGCCGGCGGGTGCGGGGCCTGCTGCAGGCCCTGCAGGCGCAGGGCCTGGACGCGGCGCTGGTCGACTACGCCGACCTGTTGCTGCGGCCCGAACTCGCCTGCGAAGCGCTGGCCGCGCATCCGCAGGCCTTGGTCAAACTCGAATCGCCGGGCGAAGACCCGGCGCTGCACGCGGCGCTGATCGAGCGCGGCTGGCGCCGCCTCGGTGGGCACGGCGATGCGCCGGCGCCGCTGCGATACGGCGAACTGGCGCACCAGCAGCACTGGTACGCCGGCTTCGCCGACCTGCTCGCCGGCCTGCCGGACGCCTCGCGCTACCTCAACCCGCCCGCCGACATCGCCGCGATGAGCGACAAGCTCGCCTGCCAGCAACGCCTGATCGCCGCCGGCGTCGATGCGCCGCCGTTGCTCGGCGCGATCGAAGGCTACCAAGACTTGCGCCGGCGCCTGCGGGACACCGGCTGCGACCGGGTCTTCGTCAAGGCCCGCTACGGTTCCTCCGGCGCCGGCGTGCTCGCCTACCGCCGCCATCGCGACGGTCGCGAGGTCGCCTACGGCTCGATCGAAGCGGTCGACGAAGACGGCGGCCTGCGCCTGTACAACTCGCTGCGCCCGCGCCGCTACGCCGACGGCCTGTTGATCGCACGCCTGATCGACGCCCTGGCCGCGCAAGGCGCCTATGCCGAGCGCTGGATCGCCAAGCCGCGCGCGCCCGACGACGCCGGCGCGCACTACGACCTGCGCGTGCTCGCGCTGGACGGCCGCGCGCGCCAGCGCGTGGCCCGGGTCAGCCGCAGCCCCCTGACCAACCTGCACCTGGGCAACCGCCGCGGCGCGGTCGAAGACTGGCTCGACGCCGCGCAGACCCAGGCCCTGCAAACCGCGGTCGAACGCGCCGCGGCGGCGTTCCCGCGCAGCCGCTCGATCGGCTTCGACCTGATCCTGCGCGAACGCCGCAGTTGGGTGCTGGAAGCCAACGCCTTCGGCGACCTGTTGCCGCAACTGCGCTGGCAGGGCCGCGACGCCTACCAGGACCAGGCCGCGCTGACGCCGGCCGCGCACGCACCGCGGGCCGCGGCCTGA
- a CDS encoding STM4015 family protein — protein sequence MAIGEYSQFYRGKRIVNFSQGGQAEGGDVVYRLHQDYDSQESQGELFAELLAQVPPASIEALVIGPWSEAHDEGPTGYLDALIERRAEFGALKGLFVGDMTYEDCEISWIIQAAYNPLLAAYPQLESLRIRGSSNLELQAFDHAQLQELAIECGGLPSKIADALAGSKLPALRHLELWLGSDEYGFDGSLDTYQRLLASLQPGQLRYLGLRNASIADELAVWLAQQPWLATLQTLDLSLGTIGDVGAQALCESPHLGSIERIDLSHHYISPEWQAKLAALPCTVVLEEQAEEYEGERYVAVAE from the coding sequence GTGGCCATCGGCGAGTATTCGCAGTTCTATCGCGGCAAGCGCATCGTCAATTTCAGCCAGGGCGGCCAGGCCGAGGGCGGCGACGTCGTCTACCGCCTGCACCAGGATTACGACAGCCAGGAGAGCCAGGGCGAGCTGTTCGCCGAACTGCTGGCGCAGGTGCCGCCCGCCTCGATCGAGGCGCTGGTGATCGGCCCCTGGAGCGAGGCCCACGACGAAGGCCCGACCGGCTATCTGGATGCGCTGATCGAGCGCCGCGCCGAGTTCGGCGCGCTCAAGGGCCTGTTCGTCGGCGACATGACCTACGAGGACTGCGAGATCTCCTGGATCATCCAGGCCGCCTACAACCCGCTGCTGGCCGCCTACCCGCAGTTGGAATCGCTGCGCATCCGCGGCTCCAGCAACCTGGAACTGCAGGCGTTCGACCACGCCCAGCTGCAGGAACTGGCGATCGAATGCGGCGGCCTGCCGTCGAAGATCGCCGACGCCCTGGCCGGCTCCAAGCTGCCGGCGCTGCGCCACCTGGAACTGTGGCTGGGCAGCGACGAATACGGCTTCGACGGCAGCCTGGACACCTATCAGCGCCTGCTGGCCTCGCTGCAGCCGGGCCAGCTGCGCTACCTGGGCCTGCGCAACGCCAGCATCGCCGACGAACTGGCGGTGTGGCTGGCGCAGCAGCCGTGGCTGGCCACCCTGCAGACCCTGGACCTGTCGCTGGGCACGATCGGCGACGTCGGCGCGCAGGCGCTGTGCGAAAGCCCGCACCTGGGCTCGATCGAACGCATCGACCTGAGCCACCACTACATCTCGCCGGAGTGGCAGGCCAAGCTGGCCGCTTTGCCGTGCACGGTGGTGCTGGAAGAGCAGGCGGAAGAGTACGAGGGCGAGCGTTACGTCGCGGTCGCCGAGTAA